One segment of Argiope bruennichi chromosome 11, qqArgBrue1.1, whole genome shotgun sequence DNA contains the following:
- the LOC129956770 gene encoding uncharacterized protein LOC129956770, which yields MSSSSDEVSSIETHAASSVVDNSIPSTFKQQKAGESNYFISPIRSDESDIEDSDEDPYFRLIHKSKTPSDVVLSIASLTSSSTSSSSSNSSKSNSSLDTEDDSEQVDPQNVTVAGTNSQKPKEREERSRKRIRKPAKWKSKVAKVLRDSRKAYQSFSISKKQVPQRKVGPPCGEKCRLKCKDKIDEMGQQLFDAFWGLGNLEKQR from the coding sequence ATGTCATCAAGTAGTGATGAAGTCTCATCTATAGAAACTCATGCCGCTTCATCCGTGGTTGATAACTCTATTCCGAGCACGTTTAAACAACAAAAGGCTGGTGAATCAAACTACTTTATTTCACCAATCCGAAGCGATGAAAGTGATATTGAAGACTCCGATGAAGATCCTTATTTCCGATTGATTCACAAAAGTAAGACCCCATCCGATGTCGTACTTTCTATTGCATCGTTGACGTCGTCCAGCACTAGCAGTAGCAGCTCGAATTCATCGAAATCTAATAGTTCGTTGGACACTGAAGATGATAGTGAGCAAGTAGACCCTCAAAATGTTACGGTTGCTGGAACTAATTCCCAAAAGCCCAAGGAGAGAGAAGAAAGGAGTAGAAAGAGAATACGTAAACCAGCGAAGTGGAAATCGAAAGTTGCAAAAGTGCTAAGAGATTCTCGCAAAGCCTACCAGTCTTTCTCGATATCGAAGAAACAAGTGCCACAGAGAAAAGTTGGACCGCCCTGTGGAGAAAAATGTCGGCTAAAATGCAAAGATAAGATCGATGAAATGGGACAACAGCTATTTGATGCATTTTGGGGACTCGGCAATCTTGAAAAACAGAGATAA